The following coding sequences lie in one Arachis ipaensis cultivar K30076 chromosome B05, Araip1.1, whole genome shotgun sequence genomic window:
- the LOC107643381 gene encoding ABC transporter I family member 17 isoform X1 — MNNNVRDEWKEQLLEVENGEGHPKMEVRDLRRVSDAGVPILKGISLEIPKGVIVGVIGPSGSGKSTLLRALNRLWEPPSASVFLDSRDICQLDVLSLRRKVGMLFQLPALFEGTVADNVRYGPNLNGKKLSDVEVCKLLMLADLDASFLQKSAAELSVGQAQRVALARTLANSPEVLLLDEPTSALDPISTENIEAALLKLNKNSGMTMIMVSHSIKQIQRMADVVCLLVDGEIVEILNPNQLSQANHPLAQRFLQLTT, encoded by the exons ATGAACAACAATGTCAGAG ATGAGTGGAAGGAGCAGCTTTTGGAGGTGGAGAATGGCGAAGGACACCCGAAAATGGAGGTACGCGATCTTCGGAGAGTGTCGGATGCAGGGGTCCCAATACTGAAGGGCATCAGTCTGGAAATCCCAAAGGGCGTCATAGTGGGAGTCATAGGCCCCAGTGGCAGCGGCAAGTCAACGCTCCTCAGGGCACTCAACCGCCTCTGGGAGCCTCCCTCCGCGTCCGTCTTCCTCGACTCCCGGGACATCTGCCAGCTCGACGTGCTCTCCCTCCGCCGCAAAGTCGGCATGCTGTTCCAGCTGCCCGCCCTCTTCGAAGGCACTGTAGCCGACAACGTGAGGTACGGCCCCAACCTCAACGGGAAGAAGCTTTCAGATGTTGAGGTATGTAAGCTGTTGATGCTGGCGGACCTGGACGCTTCCTTCCTTCAGAAGTCGGCGGCGGAGTTGTCAGTGGGTCAAGCACAGAGGGTTGCGCTGGCCAGAACTCTTGCTAATTCCCCTGAGGTTTTACTGCTTGATGAGCCAACGAGTGCTTTAGATCCTATTTCCACAGAGAATATAGAGGCTGCACTGTTGAAGCTCAACAAGAATAGTGGCATGACCATGATTATGGTGTCTCACAGCATCAAACAAATACAGAGGATGGCTGACGTCGTCTGCCTCCTCGTTGATGGTGAGATTGTTGAGATTCTCAACCCTAACCAACTCTCCCAAGCCAACCATCCCTTGGCTCAGAGGTTTCTTCAACTCACCACTTAA
- the LOC107643380 gene encoding RING-H2 finger protein ATL47-like isoform X2 produces MPLPYSKMYRLHSQIHQSNGAPILSPYSPSSSSSSSYSSSNSASSSSDSSSGNSRISPAIIFIIVILSVVFFILGTLHLLVRFLMRQRSSSSSSISQSNRYPEMSESDAYQRQLQQLFHLHDSGLDQAFIDALPVFLYKEIIGLKEPFDCAVCLCEFLEQDKLRLLPNCNHAFHIDCIDTWLLSNSTCPLCRGTLYAPGFSFETPFFDFEGPCYEDEDGVSVSGFGVDGAGSSNKPAENHIRNGKRVFSVRLGKFRSSNNNGVDGVEKCEGESSNSSISFSNSHGNLDARRCYSMGSYQYVVADSDLRVALCPSISGSMRQLIKGRIATTNGNNFSSTDVDVVEGKKISNARKGESFSVSKIWQWSRKDNSKLTSSSEARIP; encoded by the exons ATGCCATTACCATATTCTAAAATGTATAGGCTTCACTCTCAAATCCACCAGAGTAATGGTGCTCCTATTctttctccatattctc cttcttcttcttcttcttcttcttatagtTCTTCTAATTCAGCTTCTTCATCCTCAGATTCTTCATCTGGGAATAGTAGAATAAGCCCTGCAATTATTTTCATCATAGTAATTTTATCTGTTGTGTTCTTCATCTTGGGCACCCTCCACCTGCTTGTTAGATTTCTCATGAGACAaagatcttcttcttcctcatcaatTTCTCAATCCAATAGGTATCCTGAAATGTCTGAATCTGATGCATACCAGAGACAGTTGCAGCAATTATTCCACCTCCATGACTCAGGTTTAGATCAGGCTTTCATTGATGCACTCCCTGTGTTTCTCTACAAGGAGATAATTGGCTTGAAGGAGCCATTTGATTGTGCTGTTTGCCTTTGTGAGTTCTTGGAACAAGACAAGTTGAGGTTGCTGCCAAATTGCAACCATGCTTTTCACATTGACTGCATTGACACATGGTTGCTTTCAAATTCAACTTGTCCCCTTTGTAGAGGGACACTTTATGCACCAGGGTTTTCATTTGAGACCCCATTTTTTGACTTTGAAGGTCCATGTTATGAGGACGAAGATGGTGTTTCAGTTTCAGGATTTGGTGTCGATGGTGCTGGTTCTTCTAACAAGCCTGCTGAGAATCACATAAGGAATGGGAAGAGGGTTTTTTCTGTGAGGCTTGGAAAATTCAGAAGCTCAAATAATAATGGAGTAGATGGTGTTGAAAAATGTGAAGGAGAGAGTAGTAATAGTAGTATTAGTTTTAGTAATAGTCATGGTAATTTGGATGCAAGGAGATGCTACTCAATGGGGTCTTACCAATATGTTGTTGCTGATTCTGATTTGAGAGTGGCTTTGTGTCCAAGCATCAGTGGCAGTATGAGACAATTGATTAAGGGAAGAATAGCTACAACAAATGGGAACAATTTTTCTTCAACtgatgttgatgttgttgaaggAAAAAAGATCAGCAATGCAAGAAAAGGTGAGAGCTTTTCTGTTTCCAAGATATGGCAATGGTCTAGGAAGGATAACAGTAAGTTAACAAGTTCATCAGAGGCTCGAATTCCATAA
- the LOC107643380 gene encoding RING-H2 finger protein ATL47-like isoform X1: MPLPYSKMYRLHSQIHQSNGAPILSPYSPPSSSSSSSSSSSSSSSSSSSSSYSSSNSASSSSDSSSGNSRISPAIIFIIVILSVVFFILGTLHLLVRFLMRQRSSSSSSISQSNRYPEMSESDAYQRQLQQLFHLHDSGLDQAFIDALPVFLYKEIIGLKEPFDCAVCLCEFLEQDKLRLLPNCNHAFHIDCIDTWLLSNSTCPLCRGTLYAPGFSFETPFFDFEGPCYEDEDGVSVSGFGVDGAGSSNKPAENHIRNGKRVFSVRLGKFRSSNNNGVDGVEKCEGESSNSSISFSNSHGNLDARRCYSMGSYQYVVADSDLRVALCPSISGSMRQLIKGRIATTNGNNFSSTDVDVVEGKKISNARKGESFSVSKIWQWSRKDNSKLTSSSEARIP, from the coding sequence ATGCCATTACCATATTCTAAAATGTATAGGCTTCACTCTCAAATCCACCAGAGTAATGGTGCTCCTATTctttctccatattctcctccttcttcttcttcttcttcttcttcttcttcttcttcttcttcttcttcttcttcttcttcttcttatagtTCTTCTAATTCAGCTTCTTCATCCTCAGATTCTTCATCTGGGAATAGTAGAATAAGCCCTGCAATTATTTTCATCATAGTAATTTTATCTGTTGTGTTCTTCATCTTGGGCACCCTCCACCTGCTTGTTAGATTTCTCATGAGACAaagatcttcttcttcctcatcaatTTCTCAATCCAATAGGTATCCTGAAATGTCTGAATCTGATGCATACCAGAGACAGTTGCAGCAATTATTCCACCTCCATGACTCAGGTTTAGATCAGGCTTTCATTGATGCACTCCCTGTGTTTCTCTACAAGGAGATAATTGGCTTGAAGGAGCCATTTGATTGTGCTGTTTGCCTTTGTGAGTTCTTGGAACAAGACAAGTTGAGGTTGCTGCCAAATTGCAACCATGCTTTTCACATTGACTGCATTGACACATGGTTGCTTTCAAATTCAACTTGTCCCCTTTGTAGAGGGACACTTTATGCACCAGGGTTTTCATTTGAGACCCCATTTTTTGACTTTGAAGGTCCATGTTATGAGGACGAAGATGGTGTTTCAGTTTCAGGATTTGGTGTCGATGGTGCTGGTTCTTCTAACAAGCCTGCTGAGAATCACATAAGGAATGGGAAGAGGGTTTTTTCTGTGAGGCTTGGAAAATTCAGAAGCTCAAATAATAATGGAGTAGATGGTGTTGAAAAATGTGAAGGAGAGAGTAGTAATAGTAGTATTAGTTTTAGTAATAGTCATGGTAATTTGGATGCAAGGAGATGCTACTCAATGGGGTCTTACCAATATGTTGTTGCTGATTCTGATTTGAGAGTGGCTTTGTGTCCAAGCATCAGTGGCAGTATGAGACAATTGATTAAGGGAAGAATAGCTACAACAAATGGGAACAATTTTTCTTCAACtgatgttgatgttgttgaaggAAAAAAGATCAGCAATGCAAGAAAAGGTGAGAGCTTTTCTGTTTCCAAGATATGGCAATGGTCTAGGAAGGATAACAGTAAGTTAACAAGTTCATCAGAGGCTCGAATTCCATAA
- the LOC107643381 gene encoding ABC transporter I family member 17 isoform X2 — MSSLIDEWKEQLLEVENGEGHPKMEVRDLRRVSDAGVPILKGISLEIPKGVIVGVIGPSGSGKSTLLRALNRLWEPPSASVFLDSRDICQLDVLSLRRKVGMLFQLPALFEGTVADNVRYGPNLNGKKLSDVEVCKLLMLADLDASFLQKSAAELSVGQAQRVALARTLANSPEVLLLDEPTSALDPISTENIEAALLKLNKNSGMTMIMVSHSIKQIQRMADVVCLLVDGEIVEILNPNQLSQANHPLAQRFLQLTT, encoded by the exons ATGTCTTCTCTGATAG ATGAGTGGAAGGAGCAGCTTTTGGAGGTGGAGAATGGCGAAGGACACCCGAAAATGGAGGTACGCGATCTTCGGAGAGTGTCGGATGCAGGGGTCCCAATACTGAAGGGCATCAGTCTGGAAATCCCAAAGGGCGTCATAGTGGGAGTCATAGGCCCCAGTGGCAGCGGCAAGTCAACGCTCCTCAGGGCACTCAACCGCCTCTGGGAGCCTCCCTCCGCGTCCGTCTTCCTCGACTCCCGGGACATCTGCCAGCTCGACGTGCTCTCCCTCCGCCGCAAAGTCGGCATGCTGTTCCAGCTGCCCGCCCTCTTCGAAGGCACTGTAGCCGACAACGTGAGGTACGGCCCCAACCTCAACGGGAAGAAGCTTTCAGATGTTGAGGTATGTAAGCTGTTGATGCTGGCGGACCTGGACGCTTCCTTCCTTCAGAAGTCGGCGGCGGAGTTGTCAGTGGGTCAAGCACAGAGGGTTGCGCTGGCCAGAACTCTTGCTAATTCCCCTGAGGTTTTACTGCTTGATGAGCCAACGAGTGCTTTAGATCCTATTTCCACAGAGAATATAGAGGCTGCACTGTTGAAGCTCAACAAGAATAGTGGCATGACCATGATTATGGTGTCTCACAGCATCAAACAAATACAGAGGATGGCTGACGTCGTCTGCCTCCTCGTTGATGGTGAGATTGTTGAGATTCTCAACCCTAACCAACTCTCCCAAGCCAACCATCCCTTGGCTCAGAGGTTTCTTCAACTCACCACTTAA
- the LOC107640403 gene encoding uncharacterized protein LOC107640403 yields MAKEHEEHLRIVLQILKEWNLYVKLLKCKLWKEDVKFLGHVVRKEGIAVDPSKVEAVMEWKRATSVTEVRSFLGLAKYYRRFIHGFSQIALSMTKLTRKETLFVWTSECDKSFQTLKEKLTSVPVLILPKQHKPFDVYCDALLKGLGCVLMQHRNVVAYALRQLRPHEVNYPTHDLELARLCLL; encoded by the coding sequence ATGGCAAAGGAGCATGAGGAGCATCtgaggattgtgttgcaaatccTGAAGGAGTGGAATTTGTATGTAAAGTTGTTGAAGTGTAAATTATGGAAAGAAGACGTAAAGTTCTTAGGACATGTGGTGAGAAAAGAAGGAATAGCAGTGGATCCTTCAAAGGTTGAAGCAGTGATGGAATGGAAAAGAGCGACATCAGTGACTGAGGTTAGGAGCTTCTTGGGATTAGCCAAGTATTACAGAAGGTTCATCCATGGGTTTTCGCAAATCGCATTGTCGATGACTAAGTTGACTAGGAAAGAGACACTATTTGTGTGGACGTCCGAATGCGATAAAAGTTTTCAAACTTTGAAAGAGAAGTTAACTTCAGTACCAGTTTTAATTCTACCTAAACAACACAAACCATTTGACGTTTACTGCGACGCCTTGTTGAAAGGCTTGGGTTGTGTCTTAATGCAACACCGGAATGTGGTAGCTTATGCTTTGCGCCAACTAAGACCACATGAGGTGAATTACCCAACTCATGATTTGGAATTGGCGCGGTTGTGTTTGCTTTGA